Proteins from a single region of Bartonella sp. M0283:
- a CDS encoding FAD-binding oxidoreductase, with amino-acid sequence MIADKMKADAVVIGGGFYGASIAIYLAKNRGLKKVVLVEKEKKLLTRASYNNQARVHNGYHYPRSFTTAFRSRCNLPRFIKDWPQAVKQDFTKIYAIAKNNSKVTARQFERFCDKIGAYIAPAPADVKKLFNPQLVEDSFLVHEYAFDATKLAEWAVEELKWQGVEVYYSTEALSVARDDHDNRLVLTVKQADQPASVITSRYIFNCTYSGLNQLTGDFTGTETGLKHEVTEMALIELPDELENLGITVMDGPFFSIMPFPARGLHTLSHVRYTPHFDWLDKQGTNPYKILARYDKATQVDRMIRDAARYIPAVRDAKYVDSLFEVKTILIKNDTDDGRPILFEKNNKLKGFYSILGGKIDNIYDVLEKLETEDFSNL; translated from the coding sequence ATGATCGCAGATAAAATGAAGGCCGATGCAGTTGTCATTGGCGGTGGCTTTTACGGCGCATCCATTGCGATTTATCTTGCCAAAAATCGCGGTTTGAAAAAAGTTGTTCTGGTTGAAAAAGAAAAAAAGCTGTTAACCCGCGCTTCCTACAACAATCAAGCGCGCGTTCATAACGGTTATCACTATCCAAGAAGTTTCACCACCGCGTTTCGCAGTCGTTGTAACCTTCCCCGCTTTATTAAAGATTGGCCGCAAGCGGTGAAACAGGATTTCACAAAAATCTATGCGATTGCGAAAAACAATTCTAAAGTGACAGCCAGACAATTTGAACGGTTTTGTGACAAGATTGGTGCTTATATTGCACCCGCTCCGGCCGATGTAAAAAAATTATTCAACCCGCAACTTGTTGAAGATTCCTTCCTCGTTCATGAATATGCTTTCGATGCCACGAAACTTGCCGAATGGGCAGTGGAAGAGCTTAAGTGGCAGGGTGTTGAAGTCTATTATTCGACAGAAGCGCTGAGTGTTGCGCGCGACGATCACGATAACAGACTGGTTCTTACCGTAAAACAGGCTGACCAACCGGCAAGCGTCATCACCAGCCGCTATATTTTCAATTGTACCTATAGCGGGTTGAACCAGCTTACCGGCGACTTCACCGGAACAGAAACCGGATTGAAACATGAAGTGACCGAAATGGCTCTCATCGAATTGCCCGATGAACTGGAAAATCTCGGAATTACAGTGATGGACGGGCCATTTTTTTCGATTATGCCTTTCCCTGCGCGCGGGCTTCATACATTGTCACATGTCAGATATACACCGCATTTCGACTGGCTCGATAAACAAGGCACAAACCCTTATAAAATTCTTGCCCGGTATGATAAGGCCACACAGGTTGACCGGATGATAAGAGATGCCGCACGTTATATTCCGGCGGTAAGGGATGCAAAATATGTGGATTCACTCTTCGAGGTCAAAACCATCCTTATCAAAAACGACACCGATGACGGCCGCCCCATTCTTTTCGAGAAAAATAATAAACTCAAAGGATTTTATTCAATTCTTGGCGGCAAAATAGATAATATATATGATGTCCTTGAAAAACTGGAAACAGAAGACTTTAGCAATTTATAG
- a CDS encoding glycosyltransferase, with translation MASYPVFLSAIYVVRNQVEQLESIVKSASTVLAPLVSDYEIIIVDNASTDESITELKRLTGKAGYPNVQVYALTKKVDRDTAAWVGLENALGDFMLVIDPQLDDINFLPQMLEKAVTGADVVFADNQEKPKQSVPYHIAYATFDALYKFFNGIQLAKETPQYRLLSKRVVNFILQYPQPVVTYRYLPISGGFSRANLKYSFTPLTNPKKQLGDDVVKGIRLLVSTTQAPMRLVTFLSLFGALANLVYSIYIIVIALFKNNVAPGWVSMSLQQSGMFLLLSLVLCVLGEYILYISSLSNTGPLYHVGQEFTSMRMTRNEKLNIEDVTLSTDADSNKNTVSTKASEKKAASDKVSSNKGSDKKTVIAKAGNKKSKASQ, from the coding sequence ATGGCATCTTATCCGGTATTTTTATCTGCTATATATGTTGTCCGCAATCAGGTGGAACAACTGGAATCGATTGTAAAATCAGCCTCGACAGTGTTAGCGCCACTTGTTTCCGACTATGAAATCATCATCGTCGATAATGCATCGACGGATGAAAGCATAACAGAGCTGAAGCGGCTGACCGGCAAAGCCGGCTACCCGAATGTGCAAGTTTATGCGCTTACGAAAAAGGTGGACAGAGATACTGCCGCCTGGGTGGGGCTTGAAAATGCCCTTGGCGATTTCATGCTTGTTATTGATCCGCAACTTGATGATATCAATTTCCTGCCGCAAATGCTGGAAAAAGCGGTAACGGGAGCAGATGTTGTTTTTGCCGATAATCAGGAAAAGCCGAAGCAGAGCGTTCCCTATCACATCGCCTATGCAACATTCGATGCATTATATAAATTCTTTAACGGTATCCAACTGGCAAAAGAAACACCCCAATACCGTTTATTGAGCAAACGCGTTGTCAATTTTATTCTCCAATATCCGCAGCCTGTCGTTACCTATCGATATTTGCCGATCAGTGGCGGATTTTCCCGTGCCAATCTGAAATACAGTTTCACGCCTTTGACCAACCCCAAAAAACAATTGGGCGATGATGTCGTAAAGGGAATACGTCTGCTCGTATCAACAACTCAGGCACCGATGAGGCTTGTTACCTTTTTGTCTTTGTTCGGCGCTTTGGCGAACCTTGTCTATTCGATCTACATCATTGTTATTGCTTTGTTTAAAAACAATGTGGCTCCGGGCTGGGTCAGTATGTCGCTTCAACAATCCGGTATGTTTCTGCTTTTGTCGCTCGTTCTTTGTGTCTTGGGCGAATATATTCTTTATATATCGAGTTTGAGCAATACCGGCCCGCTCTATCATGTCGGTCAGGAATTTACGAGCATGCGCATGACACGCAACGAAAAGCTCAATATTGAAGATGTGACATTATCTACCGATGCCGATAGCAACAAAAATACGGTATCTACCAAAGCGAGTGAAAAGAAAGCCGCTTCCGACAAGGTCAGCAGCAATAAGGGCAGCGACAAGAAAACCGTGATTGCCAAAGCGGGTAACAAGAAAAGCAAGGCATCCCAATGA
- a CDS encoding reverse transcriptase domain-containing protein — protein sequence MTNWKPSIKKYPHFDAIPSLATIDKIVRDHEAVAKHAFFPFLKYDQRTNLFSKKGEKGKIKERPIRYAAHLDSCIFSYYRHMLSVLYEEKLKKVNLEQSVLAYRRIINEKTHRGCCNIDYAYDAIKFIRDSKKCFTISLDISNFFENINHKLLYNAWLELLENQELNKECSDGKQVNTLPDDYYDALIRHKLPNDHYHVFKAVTKYAFVDLLSAYKRLGFYGNKKNSRGIIYEGYLLKHSNIPRQLCSVKDFRQKIAGDDGTPSLIQKNTTEVGIPQGAPMSDLLANLYLFEFDKYAHELCNKYEAKYFRYSDDILIIGRFDYNAVLQIEKEICSTIKNQFQLEIKEEKSAIHEFISHGSVQSVIVHKASTKYKLNSKTKPFEYLGFRFDGKNVFIRDKTMSNLHRKITYRCRATALSLKKRYSDKSMPDILKIYNFENLYQSFGNVERFFEKNRDYNNWTFNTYAKRASKIFDDFGKPIQKQISGLRRKIKKRFEYELSKIC from the coding sequence ATGACAAACTGGAAGCCGTCAATAAAAAAGTATCCACATTTCGATGCGATACCTTCGCTCGCTACAATTGACAAAATCGTGAGAGATCATGAGGCGGTAGCAAAACACGCATTCTTTCCTTTTCTAAAATATGATCAACGCACAAATCTTTTTTCAAAAAAGGGCGAGAAAGGAAAAATAAAGGAGCGCCCTATCCGGTATGCTGCACATTTAGATAGCTGCATTTTTTCATATTATCGGCATATGCTTTCAGTTCTTTATGAAGAAAAATTAAAAAAAGTAAATCTAGAACAATCGGTCTTAGCTTACAGACGAATAATAAATGAAAAAACGCATCGAGGATGTTGCAATATTGACTACGCATATGACGCAATAAAATTCATTAGAGACTCAAAAAAATGCTTCACGATTTCCCTAGACATTAGCAATTTTTTTGAAAATATAAATCATAAATTACTCTACAACGCCTGGCTGGAATTACTAGAAAATCAAGAACTGAATAAAGAATGTTCAGACGGCAAGCAAGTCAATACGCTACCTGATGATTATTATGATGCGTTAATTCGTCACAAACTCCCAAATGATCATTATCATGTGTTCAAAGCTGTTACAAAATATGCGTTCGTCGATTTGTTAAGTGCCTATAAGCGCTTGGGCTTTTACGGGAATAAAAAAAATAGTAGAGGTATCATTTATGAGGGATACTTATTGAAGCACAGCAATATCCCCAGGCAGTTATGCAGCGTTAAAGATTTTCGACAAAAAATTGCCGGTGATGACGGCACCCCCTCTCTCATACAAAAAAATACAACAGAAGTAGGTATTCCACAGGGCGCACCAATGTCTGATTTACTTGCAAATTTATACTTATTTGAATTTGATAAATATGCTCATGAGCTATGTAATAAATACGAAGCAAAATACTTCCGATATTCTGACGACATACTTATAATCGGGCGTTTTGATTATAACGCCGTCTTGCAAATTGAAAAAGAAATATGTTCCACAATCAAAAACCAATTTCAGTTAGAAATAAAAGAAGAAAAATCAGCTATCCACGAATTTATATCTCATGGCAGCGTACAAAGCGTAATTGTACATAAAGCGTCAACGAAATATAAACTAAATTCCAAGACAAAGCCATTTGAATATCTTGGTTTTCGTTTTGACGGTAAGAACGTTTTTATAAGAGATAAAACGATGAGTAACTTGCATCGGAAAATTACTTATAGGTGTCGAGCTACTGCATTATCACTAAAAAAACGTTATAGTGATAAGTCGATGCCCGATATATTAAAAATATACAATTTTGAGAACTTATATCAATCATTTGGTAACGTAGAACGGTTTTTTGAAAAAAACCGTGATTATAATAATTGGACTTTTAACACTTATGCAAAGCGAGCATCTAAAATATTTGATGATTTCGGAAAACCAATACAGAAACAAATAAGTGGCCTAAGACGAAAAATAAAAAAGCGGTTTGAATACGAATTATCGAAGATATGTTGA
- a CDS encoding S24 family peptidase: MGQRLREARLKAGFSSATKAADAIGVSHSTYRAHENGQNDFSPEDAAIYGRKFGVSASYLLTGENAAKHKIVSSFDPDIPDRIDSDVKTRLQLKDGEIPEIDVKAGMGAGGEIMIVNGAKNAVQISTEVIRDFWRLPESLLAKLNVVASNVAVLPAYGDSMSPTIHDGDAVFIDISHRVPSPPGIYALADELGGVIIKRLEIVSRPGADEIEVEVISDNPHHKPRILNLSEITILGRYIGRFTR; this comes from the coding sequence ATGGGACAAAGATTGCGCGAAGCACGGCTGAAAGCGGGCTTTTCATCTGCGACGAAAGCTGCGGATGCAATTGGCGTGAGCCATTCGACCTATCGGGCACACGAAAACGGGCAGAATGATTTTAGCCCTGAAGACGCGGCAATTTATGGGCGCAAATTCGGCGTAAGCGCATCTTATCTTTTGACAGGTGAGAATGCCGCAAAACACAAGATTGTATCGAGTTTTGACCCTGATATTCCTGACCGGATTGATAGCGATGTCAAAACACGGTTGCAGTTGAAAGATGGTGAAATTCCCGAAATTGATGTCAAGGCAGGCATGGGCGCCGGCGGGGAAATTATGATCGTCAACGGTGCCAAGAATGCTGTTCAGATTTCGACAGAAGTCATACGGGATTTTTGGCGTTTGCCGGAAAGCCTCTTGGCAAAACTCAATGTCGTCGCGTCCAATGTTGCCGTTCTTCCCGCTTATGGGGATAGCATGTCGCCCACCATTCATGATGGCGATGCGGTGTTTATCGACATATCGCACCGCGTTCCGTCACCTCCGGGAATTTATGCGCTGGCTGACGAGCTCGGCGGAGTTATCATCAAACGGCTTGAAATAGTCTCCCGTCCCGGTGCGGATGAAATCGAGGTCGAGGTCATATCGGATAATCCCCACCATAAACCGCGCATTCTGAATTTGAGCGAAATCACCATTCTTGGCCGCTATATCGGCCGTTTTACCCGCTAA
- a CDS encoding helix-turn-helix domain-containing protein: MVQNVLFLNKTMDLKERIKNSRIAAKMTQEELARAVGKTRNAVAQWESGLTHPRLNTLEDIAGALEVSLEWLLTGNTPNVAETEKTRTNSKMSDVKFTNGTLSPRQYMPREVPVMGTAACNSDNGLFKLDSSIIDYVHRPPAMLMTKDLYALYVEGDIMEPRFNAGDLVFVHPHKPVRIGDSVVVQIAKTIDEPIKAMIAVLAKRTSHEVVLKKYNPEKIINFDNANIVSIHKILEMRELFGR; the protein is encoded by the coding sequence ATGGTGCAAAATGTACTTTTTCTAAACAAAACTATGGATTTGAAAGAACGTATAAAAAATTCGCGCATTGCAGCGAAGATGACACAAGAAGAGCTAGCAAGAGCGGTTGGCAAGACACGTAACGCTGTAGCCCAATGGGAGTCTGGGTTGACTCACCCGCGCCTGAACACTCTTGAAGATATTGCCGGAGCACTTGAAGTCTCGCTAGAATGGCTTCTTACCGGTAACACCCCGAATGTTGCTGAAACTGAAAAGACCCGAACAAATAGCAAAATGAGCGATGTGAAGTTCACTAATGGTACTTTATCGCCGCGCCAATACATGCCGCGGGAGGTTCCTGTGATGGGAACTGCTGCTTGTAACAGCGACAACGGTTTATTTAAACTCGATTCATCAATCATTGATTACGTTCATAGGCCACCCGCTATGTTGATGACCAAGGATCTATATGCCTTATACGTCGAAGGGGACATTATGGAACCACGTTTTAATGCTGGTGATCTGGTTTTTGTCCACCCTCATAAACCGGTGCGTATTGGCGATTCAGTTGTGGTGCAGATTGCCAAAACTATAGATGAACCAATCAAGGCCATGATTGCCGTTTTGGCGAAACGAACATCGCACGAAGTGGTTCTAAAGAAATACAACCCCGAAAAAATCATCAATTTTGATAATGCGAATATTGTGTCTATTCATAAAATTTTGGAAATGAGGGAGTTATTTGGTCGCTGA
- a CDS encoding helix-turn-helix transcriptional regulator, giving the protein MSLDTRIFEARKKAHLTQNKLASLVHVTKAAVSSWEHGTVPRQDKIADIAKATNVSLEWLLLGDKNAGEYDSQQISDRPAIKLIPVYGQAVAGINGEFAFDGKKLFEVPCPTQLLNVENAYGVEVAGDTMSPRYEDGEIVYVDTVRRIKKGDYVVAQIMMKEEDSFPTAFIKRFIRHNEKELVLTQLNPAKELVFPHQRVVSVHYIALAGEGL; this is encoded by the coding sequence ATGAGCCTCGATACCCGCATTTTTGAAGCGAGGAAAAAAGCTCACCTTACGCAAAATAAGCTTGCCTCTCTTGTTCATGTAACAAAGGCTGCAGTTTCGAGTTGGGAGCATGGCACTGTACCGCGTCAAGATAAAATTGCGGACATAGCGAAAGCTACAAATGTCTCGCTGGAATGGCTTCTACTTGGAGATAAAAATGCGGGTGAATACGATAGCCAGCAGATATCTGACAGACCAGCAATAAAGCTCATTCCCGTTTATGGGCAAGCAGTAGCGGGAATAAATGGCGAGTTTGCTTTTGACGGTAAAAAGTTGTTTGAGGTGCCTTGCCCGACTCAATTATTGAATGTGGAAAACGCCTATGGCGTGGAGGTTGCAGGTGACACAATGTCCCCGCGCTATGAAGATGGCGAAATTGTTTATGTCGACACAGTGCGAAGAATAAAAAAGGGCGATTATGTCGTTGCGCAAATAATGATGAAGGAAGAGGATAGTTTTCCAACGGCATTCATCAAGCGCTTTATTCGCCATAATGAAAAAGAGCTGGTGCTTACACAATTAAATCCGGCGAAAGAACTGGTTTTTCCGCATCAACGCGTTGTTTCAGTTCATTATATAGCCTTGGCAGGCGAAGGGCTTTAG
- a CDS encoding XRE family transcriptional regulator, whose protein sequence is MEEEKNKEIGNRLKAARKAAGFSSATEAATALGMNYRTYAGHENGNRGISRNTLELYAKRFGVTTDWLLSGRKDAVGNSYKRKIDEKLSFIMEATGWRQADLAEKLSVTQACISRWFSGADPRGEHRDKITEIYNAITGKSEITGNTQTPSKSYVPLMGYVGAGAKIEPDFGEMPPDGLGVVEIPFSMPADMVAFRVRGDLMLPVYREGHIIIVYRNQTKPLEAFYGEEAVVQTSDGRRFIKTIMRGAEGVNLISWNARPMEGVKLKWIGEIFAILPRQVLRLLVES, encoded by the coding sequence ATGGAAGAAGAGAAGAACAAAGAAATCGGCAATAGACTAAAAGCAGCGAGAAAAGCTGCCGGTTTTTCCTCGGCTACCGAAGCAGCTACGGCTTTAGGCATGAATTATCGTACTTATGCTGGCCATGAAAATGGTAATCGAGGGATTAGCCGCAATACGTTAGAGCTATATGCAAAGCGGTTTGGTGTTACAACAGATTGGTTATTAAGCGGAAGAAAAGATGCGGTCGGCAATAGCTATAAAAGAAAAATCGACGAAAAATTAAGTTTTATTATGGAAGCAACCGGCTGGAGGCAAGCTGATCTTGCAGAAAAGCTTTCAGTGACGCAAGCATGTATTAGTAGGTGGTTTTCAGGAGCAGACCCACGTGGAGAGCACCGCGATAAAATAACTGAAATTTATAACGCGATCACTGGAAAAAGCGAGATTACCGGAAATACTCAAACTCCTTCAAAAAGCTATGTTCCGTTGATGGGATATGTTGGAGCAGGGGCAAAAATTGAACCGGATTTCGGAGAGATGCCACCCGACGGATTAGGTGTCGTCGAGATTCCCTTTTCAATGCCTGCTGATATGGTGGCTTTTCGGGTTCGTGGGGATTTGATGTTACCGGTTTATCGGGAAGGCCATATCATCATCGTATATCGAAACCAGACGAAGCCGCTTGAAGCTTTTTATGGTGAAGAAGCTGTTGTTCAAACAAGTGATGGTCGCCGTTTCATTAAAACGATTATGCGCGGTGCAGAAGGCGTCAATCTTATTTCGTGGAATGCCAGACCGATGGAAGGCGTTAAGCTGAAATGGATAGGGGAGATATTCGCAATTTTACCACGTCAAGTGTTGCGTTTATTGGTAGAAAGTTAG
- a CDS encoding helix-turn-helix transcriptional regulator, with translation MSQPQTLDDWRVRLAQKIEESGKSMRAISLACGRGPGYVFTIMKDRKNPTAETLAEICTEVGTSVSYVLHGIDIFAEEELVELFSQASPDVRNAILTLLRARTGLK, from the coding sequence TTGTCACAACCACAAACTTTGGACGACTGGCGTGTGCGTTTGGCACAAAAAATCGAAGAGAGCGGCAAATCGATGCGAGCGATTTCTCTCGCTTGCGGCAGAGGTCCCGGCTATGTTTTTACAATTATGAAAGACAGGAAAAACCCTACGGCCGAGACACTCGCGGAAATATGTACAGAAGTCGGTACAAGTGTGTCTTATGTTTTGCATGGTATTGATATTTTTGCCGAAGAGGAATTGGTCGAGCTTTTTTCGCAGGCTTCACCAGACGTGCGCAATGCAATCTTAACGCTTTTGCGGGCGAGAACCGGCTTAAAATAA